In one Candidatus Nomurabacteria bacterium genomic region, the following are encoded:
- the tsaE gene encoding tRNA (adenosine(37)-N6)-threonylcarbamoyltransferase complex ATPase subunit type 1 TsaE, giving the protein MTQTFTITTLNDWEALAKDIAKILVPGQIFALQGDLGAGKTTFVQALAAAMGSKSAPKSPTFSLMRTYSVKTTSGIKRLIHVDAYRIESDEDFRVLDLDEELAGGDAILALEWPERVEGWIKKHEKQVLMFSIVQEGETRHVTLEQI; this is encoded by the coding sequence ATGACGCAAACATTTACGATTACAACACTCAATGACTGGGAAGCGCTCGCAAAAGATATTGCGAAGATTTTAGTACCTGGCCAAATTTTTGCCCTGCAGGGTGATTTAGGAGCTGGTAAAACCACCTTTGTTCAAGCGCTTGCTGCGGCGATGGGTTCTAAGAGCGCGCCAAAGAGTCCAACGTTTTCGTTAATGCGTACGTATTCGGTTAAAACGACATCGGGCATTAAACGTTTGATTCATGTTGATGCATATCGTATCGAAAGCGATGAGGATTTTCGTGTCCTGGATTTAGACGAAGAGCTCGCAGGAGGTGATGCGATTCTTGCATTAGAGTGGCCAGAACGTGTAGAAGGGTGGATCAAAAAACATGAGAAGCAAGTCCTCATGTTTTCGATCGTTCAAGAAGGGGAGACGCGGCACGTAACGCTTGAACAGATTTAG
- the tsaD gene encoding tRNA (adenosine(37)-N6)-threonylcarbamoyltransferase complex transferase subunit TsaD has translation MKDLRVLAIESSCDETAIAVLSVDAKGKSVELVHNLVSSQIPIHQKYGGVVPEVAARSHVPETVSLLTQALGDKGMDSFDVIAVTQGPGLATALRVGIEAGRVLAMLSGKPIIGVNHLEGHLASAWLDEKAREHWEYPMLALIVSGGHTELVLMKAPGKYKIVGQTRDDAAGEAFDKSAKLMGLPYPGGPQISKLALEGDEKAFDLPRPMLKDATLDMSFSGLKTAVRLAWQTVSSKEGEAREQAKEDLSASVQRAIVDVLVYKTIKAAKKHQVKAILLVGGVSANALLREALGNAIETQLSDVRYFPSDKRYITDNAAMIAAAGYWRYQLGESHNWKTMDAKPEWNV, from the coding sequence ATGAAAGATTTGCGTGTATTAGCCATTGAGTCGAGTTGCGACGAAACAGCGATCGCTGTTTTGTCTGTGGATGCAAAGGGGAAAAGTGTCGAACTTGTACACAATTTGGTTTCATCGCAAATTCCTATTCACCAAAAGTATGGTGGTGTGGTGCCAGAGGTAGCAGCGCGTTCGCATGTGCCAGAAACAGTCTCGCTTTTAACGCAGGCTTTGGGTGATAAAGGGATGGATTCGTTTGATGTTATCGCTGTTACACAAGGACCAGGTCTCGCAACAGCTTTGCGTGTTGGTATCGAGGCTGGCCGTGTTTTGGCGATGTTAAGCGGTAAGCCGATTATTGGCGTAAACCATCTCGAGGGTCATTTGGCCTCTGCTTGGCTTGATGAGAAAGCGCGTGAACACTGGGAGTACCCGATGCTGGCTTTGATTGTTTCAGGTGGTCATACCGAACTCGTACTTATGAAAGCGCCAGGCAAGTATAAGATTGTTGGTCAAACGCGTGATGATGCAGCAGGTGAGGCTTTTGATAAATCCGCAAAACTCATGGGATTGCCATATCCGGGAGGTCCACAGATTTCAAAGCTCGCACTTGAAGGTGACGAAAAGGCTTTCGATTTGCCGCGTCCAATGCTTAAGGACGCAACCCTAGATATGAGCTTTAGTGGACTAAAGACTGCAGTACGTTTGGCTTGGCAAACGGTTTCAAGCAAAGAAGGTGAGGCTCGAGAACAAGCCAAAGAAGATCTTTCTGCCTCGGTACAGCGCGCGATTGTTGATGTGCTCGTATACAAAACCATAAAGGCAGCAAAAAAACACCAAGTAAAAGCAATACTTTTGGTTGGAGGTGTATCGGCTAATGCTCTTTTGCGTGAAGCGTTGGGCAATGCTATTGAAACGCAATTATCTGACGTTCGATACTTTCCTTCTGACAAAAGATATATTACGGATAATGCGGCAATGATTGCGGCGGCAGGCTATTGGCGCTATCAACTTGGTGAGTCGCATAATTGGAAGACGATGGACGCAAAACCAGAATGGAATGTATGA